A genomic region of Pyrus communis chromosome 14, drPyrComm1.1, whole genome shotgun sequence contains the following coding sequences:
- the LOC137714646 gene encoding heat shock 70 kDa protein 17-like: MAEISCSSKEMREGSGVLSLDRADAVIEVSEWVEVPKKNLSVENSTNVAPNISTETGAQNSSEDSNGNTNDGGNSNTSNSTVEADVVIEKKLKKRTFRIPLKIVEKTVGPAMSPSKESLAEAKRKLEELDKKDAERRRTAELKNNLEGYIYGTKEKFETSEEFEKISTSEERQSFIGKLDEVQEWLYTDGEDATASEFQERLEMLKAIGDPIFFRLLWWKRALLFSKKQHRSFPRRPRSRTSRYLRM; the protein is encoded by the exons ATGGCTGAGATTTCTTGCAGTTCAAAGGAAATGAGAGAAGG AAGTGGTGTTTTATCGTTGGATCGTGCAGATGCTGTTATTGAAGTGTCAGAATGGGTGGAAGTTCCTAAGAAGAATCTGAGTGTGGAGAATTCAACTAATGTTGCACCGAACATTTCGACTGAAACTGGTGCTCAGAACTCTTCAGAAGACAGCAATGGCAATACTAATGATGGTGGAAATAGTAACACTTCCAACTCTACTGTAGAAGCGGATGTTGTtattgaaaaaaagctgaaaaagcGGACCTTTAGGATTCCACTGAAG ATTGTTGAGAAAACAGTCGGACCTGCAATGTCTCCTTCAAAAGAATCTCTTGCTGAAGCAAAGCGTAAATTAGAAGAATTAGACAAGAAGGATGCAGAGCGGAGGAGAACGGCAGAGTTGAAAAATAACTTGGAAGGATACATATATGGTACTAAAGAAAAG TTTGAAACATCcgaggaatttgaaaaaatttcAACTAGCGAGGAACGCCAATCCTTTATTGGAAAGCTAGATGAG GTGCAAGAGTGGCTTTACACCGATGGTGAAGATGCTACTGCTTCAGAGTTTCAGGAACGCCTAGAGATGCTAAAAGCTATTGGTGATCCAATATTCTTCAG GCTACTATGGTGGAAAAGAGCACTTCTGTTCTCCAAGAAGCAACATCGCAGCTTCCCCCGGAGACCCCGATCGAGGACATCACGATACCTGAGGATGTAG
- the LOC137714177 gene encoding uncharacterized protein, whose product MAKKPAKYYVVDAFTDSAFKGNPAAVCLLEEDRDDQWLQAVAFEFNLSQTCYLTQIDDSHSAPRFGLRWFSPTNEVELCGHGTLASSHTLFKSGLISSDIIEFSTLSGILTAKKVPDVKTANGEAQESSYFIEMNFPAAPSNEFNSDEVSVISKALNSACIIDIRRATVTDDLLVVLPSAKAVADLQPQPDAVKKCPGSRGVLATAIAPPESGYDFYSRFFAPKHGVNEDPVCGSAHCVLASYWCKKLGKSDVVGYVASRRGGVVSIHLDEQNQRVLLRGKAVTVMEGTVLV is encoded by the exons ATGGCGAAGAAACCAGCCAAGTATTATGTG GTGGACGCGTTCACGGACTCGGCTTTCAAGGGGAACCCAGCAGCGGTTTGCTTGCTGGAGGAAGATAGAGACGACCAGTGGCTGCAAGCTGTGGCCTTCGAGTTCAATCTCTCCCAGACTTGTTACTTGACTCAAATCGATGACTCTCACTCAGCTCCTCGGTTCGGTCTCAGATGGTTCTCGCCTACTAATGAG GTTGAGCTTTGCGGTCATGGAACATTAGCTTCTTCACACACTCTCTTTAAGTCTGGTTTGATAAGTTCCGACATTATTGAGTTTTCGACTCTGTCCGGAATTTTAACAGCTAAGAAGGTTCCAGATGTTAAGACAGCCAATGGTGAAGCACAGGAGTCGTCCTATTTCATTGAAATGAACTTTCCTGCCGCCCCGTCTAATGAATTCAACTCTGATGAGGTTTCGGTTATCTCCAAGGCCTTGAACAGTGCTTGTATTATTGATATAAGGAGGGCAACTGTCACAGATGATCTACTT GTTGTGCTTCCATCAGCAAAAGCGGTTGCAGATTTACAGCCACAGCCTGATGCAGTAAAAAAATGTCCCGGGTCTAGGGGAGTGCTTGCAACAGCGATTGCTCCTCCAGAGTCCGGTTATGATTTTTACAGTAGATTCTTTGCCCCTAAACACGGTGTTAATGAG GATCCTGTTTGCGGGAGCGCACATTGTGTCTTAGCATCATACTGGTGCAAAAAACTCGGAAAATCTGATGTTGTTGGATACGTG GCATCGCGTCGAGGAGGAGTTGTAAGCATTCATCTAGACGAGCAGAATCAAAGGGTGCTGCTGCGAGGGAAAGCGGTTACTGTCATGGAAGGAACTGTTTTAGTTTGA
- the LOC137716246 gene encoding transcription factor bHLH7 gives MEGQSSLTNPIQMLSLSFCGNAADDVSEALGYDLNQHIMMEAGRTADQTDVLSLPWWIQPEKPSHNYVGCPAESSAFVPRSPCEDMWENIPSSVASIHDVGRVSEFQQDGLYSDLGNACGSKSTDFSRDMDSSKMKLLSLHNEELVNRQHQLPVQYHTSRTDNPNWDSYDSVSQVDPRATIDTPGYLSQPHHSVSKQRTFSSEYNRRMRIGERLSALQELLPEPAEGRQVCVLDDVIDQIKFLKLQIKDLSRSRLGGELIAEPIIFHEGYGHYFCHQQMLNEPLEEMIGKLLEVDVLAASELLEKKGLVLLPMEYSEDSA, from the exons ATGGAAGGGCAGAGTAGCCTCACCAACCCCATACAAATGCTGTCATTGAGTTTCTGTGGGAATGCTGCGGATGATGTCTCCGAGGCACTGGGCTATGATCTGAACCAACATATTATGATGGAGGCTGGAAGGACTGCAGACCAAACTGATGTTCTTTCTTTACCTTGGTGGATTCAACCCGAAAAGCCATCCCACAATTACGTTGGGTGTCCAGCTGAGAGTTCAGCATTTGTCCCAAGGTCTCCTTGTGAAGATATGTGGGAAAACATTCCTTCATCTGTTGCTAGCATACATGATGTTGGCAGAGTTTCTGAATTCCAACAAGATGGGTTGTACAGTGATCTGGGCAATGCTTGTGGTTCTAAATCAACTGATTTCTCTAGGGATATGGACTCTTCAAAG ATGAAACTTCTGAGCCTACATAATGAAGAACTAGTGAATAGACAACATCAGCTTCCCGTGCAG TATCATACTTCAAGGACAGATAATCCAAATTGGGATAGCTATGATAGTGTTTCTCAAGTTGATCCAAGAGCAACAATTGACACACCTGGTTATCTTTCCCAGCCACATCACAGTGTTTCGAAGCAGAGAACTTTTTCATCTGAATAT AATCGCAGGATGCGAATCGGTGAAAGGCTCAGTGCATTGCAAGAACTGCTTCCAGAACCTGCAGAG GGTCGTCAAGTATGTGTACTGGATGATGTAATTGACCAAATCAAGTTTTTGAAGCTTCAGATAAAG GATTTAAGTAGAAGCAGATTGGGAGGTGAACTGATTGCTGAACCTATCATTTTCCACGAG GGATATGGTCACTACTTTTGCCACCAGCAGATGCTGAATGAACCTCTCGAAGAAATGATCGGAAAATTACTGGAGGTAGATGTACTGGCAGCAAGCGAGCTGTTGGAGAAGAAAGGTCTTGTGCTGCTGCCAATGGAATACTCCGAAGATTCAGCTTGA
- the LOC137716247 gene encoding uncharacterized protein yields MALRYLSWACTFRSAIFLFLLAAVVTACVTLPIEQFLKDFLIWVKQDLGPWGPLVLAVAYIPLTVLSVPASVLTLGGGYLFGLPIGFVADSVGATLGATASFFLGRTIGRSYVTSKLKNYPTFQAVSIAIHRSGFKIVLLLRLAPLLPFNVLNYLLSVTPVNVGDYLLASWLGMMPITFALVYVGTTLKDLSDVTDGWNGVSTTHWVFIALGFGISVILMVCITKVAKASLDKAVAENAEIEGILSPSMLSIGADSSLDLRKPLVVRIDSDRLR; encoded by the exons ATGGCACTCCGCTACCTCTCCTGGGCCTGCACCTTCCGATCCgccatcttcctcttcctcctcgcCGCCGTCGTCACCGCCTGCGTCACCCTCCCCATCGAACAG TTTTTGAAGGACTTCTTGATATGGGTTAAGCAGGATCTTGGCCCCTGGGGTCCACTTGTGCT GGCTGTTGCATACATTCCTCTCACAGTCCTTTCTGTTCCAGCTTCTGTGCTTACA CTTGGTGGAGGTTATCTTTTTGGCTTGCCCATTGGATTCGTTGCCGACTCTGTTGGTGCAACATTAGGTGCCACTGCGTCATTTTTTCTTGGAAGAACA ATTGGAAGATCTTATGTCACTTCCAAACTCAAGAATTATCCAACGTTTCAAGCTGTTTCCATTGCAATTCACAGATCGGGTTTTAAG ATAGTTCTGCTACTTCGGCTTGCTCCTTTGCTTCCATTTAACGTGCTGAACTACCTCCTCTCGGTGACTCCTGTTAACGTAGGGGACTACTTACTGGCATCTTGGTTGGGGATGATG CCCATCACATTTGCACTGGTGTATGTTGGTACAACACTTAAGGATCTTTCAGACGTTACAGACGGGTGGAATGGGGTTTCAACCACTCATTGG GTGTTTATAGCGCTAGGTTTTGGAATATCCG TGATTCTAATGGTTTGCATTACTAAAGTTGCAAAGGCTTCATTGGACAAAGCAGTGGCTGAAAATGCTGAAATAGAAGGCATCTTGTCACCTTCAATGCTATCCATCGGAGCAGATTCGTCCTTGGATCTTCGGAAGCCTCTCGTAGTCCGGATAGACTCTGACCGGTTAAGATAG